One region of Neisseria mucosa genomic DNA includes:
- a CDS encoding serine--tRNA ligase: MLDIQQLRSHTAAVAERLAQRGYEFDTARFNALEEQRKAVQVKTEELQASRNSISKQIGALKGQGKHEEAQAAMDQVAQIKTDLEQAAADLDAVQKELDAWLLSIPNLPHESVPVGKDETENVEVRKVGTPREFDFEIKDHVDLGEPLGLDFEGGAKLSGARFTVMKGQIARLHRALAQFMLDTHTLKHGYTEHYTPYIVDDTTLQGTGQLPKFAEDLFHVTRGGDESKKTQYLIPTAEVTLTNTVADSILAEGDLPLKLTAHSPCFRSEAGAYGKDVRGLIRQHQFDKVEMVQIVHPEKSYEALEEMVGHAENILKALELPYRVITLCTGDMGFGATKTYDLEVWVPAQNTYREISSCSNCEDFQARRMKARFKDENGKNRLVHTLNGSGLAVGRTLVAVLENHQNADGSINIPAALQPYMGGVEKIELSNFT; encoded by the coding sequence TTGGAAGAGCAGCGCAAAGCCGTCCAAGTGAAAACCGAAGAACTGCAAGCCTCGCGCAACAGCATTTCCAAACAAATCGGCGCATTGAAAGGACAGGGCAAACACGAAGAGGCGCAGGCAGCCATGGATCAAGTCGCCCAAATCAAAACCGATTTGGAGCAGGCCGCTGCCGATTTGGATGCCGTTCAGAAAGAATTGGACGCATGGTTGTTGAGCATTCCCAACCTGCCGCACGAAAGTGTACCCGTCGGTAAAGACGAAACCGAAAACGTCGAAGTCCGCAAAGTCGGCACGCCGCGCGAATTTGACTTTGAAATCAAAGACCATGTCGATTTGGGCGAACCTTTGGGCTTGGATTTCGAAGGCGGCGCGAAACTCTCCGGCGCGCGCTTTACCGTCATGAAAGGTCAAATTGCCCGCTTGCACCGCGCGCTGGCGCAATTCATGCTCGATACGCACACGCTGAAACACGGCTACACCGAGCATTACACACCCTACATCGTGGACGACACCACCCTGCAAGGTACAGGCCAACTGCCTAAATTTGCAGAAGATTTGTTTCATGTTACCCGCGGCGGTGACGAGAGCAAAAAAACACAATATCTGATTCCGACCGCCGAAGTGACGCTGACCAACACCGTTGCCGACAGCATTTTGGCGGAAGGCGATTTGCCGCTGAAACTGACCGCCCATTCCCCATGTTTTCGCTCTGAAGCAGGCGCATACGGCAAAGACGTGCGCGGTCTGATTCGCCAACACCAATTCGATAAAGTAGAAATGGTGCAAATCGTTCATCCCGAAAAATCATACGAAGCGCTGGAAGAAATGGTCGGTCATGCCGAAAACATCCTGAAGGCCTTGGAGCTGCCCTACCGCGTGATTACCCTGTGTACCGGCGACATGGGCTTCGGCGCGACTAAGACCTATGATTTGGAAGTCTGGGTTCCCGCGCAAAACACCTACCGCGAAATCTCAAGCTGTTCCAACTGCGAAGATTTCCAAGCCCGCCGCATGAAGGCGCGTTTTAAAGACGAAAACGGCAAAAACCGCTTGGTACACACCTTAAACGGCTCCGGCTTGGCAGTCGGCCGTACTTTGGTTGCTGTTTTGGAAAACCATCAAAACGCCGACGGCAGCATCAATATTCCCGCCGCTTTGCAGCCTTATATGGGCGGAGTAGAGAAGATAGAGTTAAGTAATTTTACTTGA
- the cysB gene encoding CysB family HTH-type transcriptional regulator (LysR-type transcriptional regulator; contains helix-turn-helix (HTH) motif; in Escherichia coli this protein regulates cysteine biosynthesis by controlling expression of the cys regulon; autoregulates expression; crystal structure of Klebsiella aerogenes showed tetramer formation), with amino-acid sequence MKLQQLRYALEVYRHNLNVSEAAEALFTSQPGISKQIRLLEEELGVQIFIRSGKRVVSVSQPGKAVLEIVERILRDVQNIKNIGSEFTDHDSGSLIVATTHTQARYALPLIVAEFVKRYPKVTLTIKQGSPAAIAQMVSNGEADIAIVTERIDEHPELGKLTCYEWNHAVIVPHEHPLLDCKNPLSIEDLASFPLITYEFAFNQGSSIARAFNKARLEQPDVVLSAADTDVLKTYVRLGLGVGLMAKMAYDPENDTDLELVDASHLFESSPTWIAVRKDTYLRGYAYDFIELFAPKLTREVVDRTLYTPVVEDFSI; translated from the coding sequence ATGAAATTACAGCAATTACGGTATGCATTGGAGGTGTACCGGCATAATCTGAATGTGTCTGAAGCTGCTGAAGCCCTTTTTACCTCCCAGCCGGGTATTTCCAAGCAAATCAGGCTTCTTGAGGAGGAGTTGGGCGTACAGATTTTTATCCGCAGCGGCAAACGCGTGGTTTCTGTGTCGCAGCCCGGCAAGGCTGTGTTGGAAATTGTAGAACGGATTTTGCGCGATGTGCAGAATATTAAAAATATAGGCAGTGAGTTTACTGATCATGACAGTGGTTCGTTGATTGTTGCGACGACTCATACGCAGGCACGTTATGCCCTGCCTTTGATTGTGGCGGAATTTGTCAAACGTTATCCGAAGGTAACACTGACCATCAAGCAGGGCAGTCCTGCGGCCATCGCCCAGATGGTTAGTAACGGAGAGGCGGATATTGCGATTGTAACTGAGCGTATCGATGAGCATCCGGAGTTGGGTAAATTAACTTGTTATGAATGGAATCATGCGGTTATCGTGCCGCATGAACATCCTTTGTTGGATTGTAAAAATCCTTTGAGTATTGAGGATTTGGCCTCTTTTCCCTTGATTACTTATGAATTTGCGTTCAATCAGGGGAGTAGTATTGCCCGGGCTTTTAATAAAGCCAGATTAGAGCAGCCCGATGTTGTGTTGTCGGCAGCGGACACGGATGTTTTAAAGACGTATGTCCGTTTGGGTCTTGGTGTCGGGTTGATGGCGAAGATGGCTTACGATCCTGAGAATGACACGGATCTGGAATTAGTGGACGCCTCACATTTGTTTGAGTCGTCTCCAACTTGGATTGCCGTTAGGAAAGATACCTATCTTAGGGGGTATGCATATGATTTTATAGAATTGTTCGCGCCTAAGTTGACGCGTGAAGTGGTCGATAGAACGCTTTATACTCCAGTAGTCGAGGACTTTTCTATTTGA